The Agromyces hippuratus genome has a window encoding:
- a CDS encoding class II fructose-bisphosphate aldolase translates to MTLTPTRAILTDAVVAGRAVGAFNVLHLETAEALVRAAESTGLPVILQISENAIRYHGGFEPIARATLAVAEASSAAVAVHLDHAEDAELALLAIDYGFGSVMYDGAKLDFADNVETTRRVVAHAATTGVLVEAELGEIGGKDGAHAPGVRTDPAEAAQFVAETGVDALAVAVGSSHAMTERVAALDLELIARLRSAVPVPLVLHGSSGVPDETIVAGIRAGLVKINVSTHLNAQFTGAIRRFLDEHPTVVDSRKYLAAGRDAIEAEAARLLRLFAGKDPNG, encoded by the coding sequence ATGACCCTGACCCCCACTCGCGCCATCCTGACCGACGCCGTCGTGGCGGGCCGCGCCGTCGGCGCGTTCAACGTGCTGCACCTCGAGACGGCCGAGGCGCTCGTGCGCGCGGCCGAGTCGACCGGGCTTCCCGTGATCCTGCAGATCTCCGAGAACGCGATCCGCTATCACGGCGGCTTCGAGCCCATCGCCCGCGCCACCCTCGCCGTGGCCGAGGCCTCGAGCGCCGCCGTCGCCGTGCACCTCGACCACGCTGAAGACGCCGAGCTCGCGCTCCTCGCGATCGATTACGGCTTCGGGTCGGTCATGTACGACGGGGCCAAGCTCGACTTCGCCGACAACGTCGAGACGACGCGCAGGGTCGTCGCGCATGCCGCGACGACCGGCGTGCTGGTCGAAGCCGAACTCGGCGAGATCGGCGGCAAGGACGGCGCGCACGCACCCGGTGTGCGCACGGATCCCGCCGAGGCGGCGCAGTTCGTCGCCGAGACCGGCGTCGACGCCCTCGCCGTCGCCGTCGGCTCCTCGCACGCGATGACCGAACGGGTCGCGGCGCTCGACCTCGAGCTCATCGCCCGTCTTCGGTCGGCGGTGCCGGTCCCCCTCGTGCTCCACGGATCCTCGGGCGTGCCCGACGAGACGATCGTCGCCGGCATCCGCGCCGGGCTCGTCAAGATCAACGTCTCGACCCACTTGAACGCGCAGTTCACGGGCGCGATCCGCAGATTCCTCGACGAGCATCCGACGGTCGTAGACTCGCGCAAGTACCTCGCCGCCGGGCGCGACGCCATCGAAGCAGAGGCGGCACGCCTCCTCCGCCTCTTCGCCGGGAAGGACCCCAACGGATGA
- a CDS encoding DeoR/GlpR family DNA-binding transcription regulator has translation MNRAERLSAVLDLLAEGGQVDVDQIVERLEVSPATARRDLDALARQQLLTRTRGGAVAHSVAYDLPIRYKNQQNPDAKAAIAHAASALVPRGAVIGLCGGTTSTAIADALMSRADIMEPAPDPSLTVVTNAINIAMQLAMRPQIKTVVTGGVVHARSYELVGAYTDAVLGSITLDLAFIGVNGIDPVVGPTSHDEREAAVNALMAARATQAVLVADSSKIDKRAFAAIGPRRLFSTVITDAGATQEQLERLSDAGYDVIVA, from the coding sequence ATGAATCGTGCCGAGCGATTGAGCGCCGTGCTCGACCTCCTCGCCGAGGGCGGTCAGGTCGACGTCGACCAGATCGTCGAGCGCCTCGAGGTGTCGCCCGCGACGGCCCGGCGCGACCTCGACGCCCTCGCCCGCCAGCAGCTGCTGACCCGTACGCGCGGCGGCGCCGTGGCGCACTCCGTCGCCTACGACCTGCCGATCCGGTACAAGAACCAGCAGAACCCCGATGCGAAGGCCGCGATCGCCCATGCGGCGAGCGCCCTCGTGCCGCGCGGAGCCGTCATCGGCCTCTGCGGCGGCACGACGTCGACGGCGATCGCGGATGCCCTCATGTCGCGCGCCGACATCATGGAGCCGGCCCCCGACCCGAGCCTGACCGTCGTCACCAACGCGATCAACATCGCCATGCAGCTCGCGATGCGCCCGCAGATCAAGACGGTCGTGACCGGCGGCGTCGTGCACGCCCGCTCGTACGAGCTGGTCGGCGCGTACACCGACGCGGTGCTCGGCAGCATCACGCTCGACCTCGCGTTCATCGGCGTCAACGGCATCGACCCCGTCGTCGGGCCGACCTCGCACGACGAGCGCGAGGCCGCGGTCAACGCCCTCATGGCCGCCCGCGCGACGCAGGCGGTGCTCGTGGCCGACTCCTCGAAGATCGACAAGCGGGCGTTCGCGGCGATCGGGCCGAGGCGGCTCTTCTCGACCGTCATCACCGACGCCGGGGCCACGCAGGAGCAGCTCGAACGGCTGTCGGACGCGGGCTACGACGTTATCGTTGCTTAG
- the nagA gene encoding N-acetylglucosamine-6-phosphate deacetylase — protein sequence MSTPPVVIHSARLVSGADTVTDAWVRFDGDQVTARGIGDGWRDDITVEQATVTDAAGRFLTPGFIDIHCHGAGGAAVDEGDAAIETVLAVHNAHGTTRSVLSLVTASVDRLARDLATIARFAERDPRVLGSHLEGPFLDTEFRGAHDPSLLRGADEASVDLLLAAAAGTLRQITIAPEHDGALEAITRFVAADVRVAVGHTGADFETALAAFDAGSSILTHAFNGMRGIHHRAPGPVTAAMHADHVTLEVINDGVHVHPDVVKLAFAGAPGRVALVTDAMAATGSADGVYDLGSLEVVVTDGVARLREGGSIAGSTLTQDEALRRAVLECGIPLDEAVGALTVTPAAAIGRSGDLGRLDPGFAADAVLLDADLGVQAVWGAGSRLA from the coding sequence GTGAGCACCCCACCCGTCGTCATCCATTCCGCGCGTCTCGTGAGCGGCGCCGACACCGTCACCGACGCGTGGGTGCGCTTCGACGGCGATCAGGTGACCGCGCGCGGCATCGGCGACGGCTGGCGCGACGACATCACGGTCGAGCAGGCGACGGTGACGGATGCCGCGGGGCGCTTCCTCACTCCGGGATTCATCGACATCCACTGCCACGGGGCCGGCGGCGCGGCCGTCGACGAGGGCGACGCGGCGATCGAGACGGTGCTCGCGGTGCACAACGCGCACGGCACCACGCGTTCGGTGCTCTCGCTCGTCACGGCATCCGTCGATCGCCTCGCTCGAGACCTGGCGACCATCGCCCGCTTCGCCGAGCGCGATCCGCGGGTGCTCGGCTCGCACCTCGAGGGGCCGTTCCTCGACACGGAGTTCCGCGGGGCGCACGATCCCTCCCTGCTGCGCGGTGCCGACGAGGCATCCGTCGACCTGCTGCTCGCGGCCGCGGCCGGCACGCTGCGGCAGATCACGATCGCCCCTGAGCACGACGGCGCCCTCGAGGCGATCACGCGGTTCGTCGCCGCCGATGTGCGGGTCGCCGTCGGCCACACGGGCGCCGACTTCGAGACCGCCCTCGCCGCGTTCGACGCCGGCTCCTCGATCCTGACGCATGCGTTCAACGGCATGCGGGGCATCCACCACCGCGCGCCCGGCCCGGTGACGGCGGCGATGCACGCCGACCACGTCACGCTCGAGGTCATCAACGACGGGGTGCACGTGCACCCCGACGTCGTGAAGCTCGCCTTCGCCGGCGCACCCGGCCGAGTCGCCCTCGTCACCGACGCGATGGCGGCGACGGGTTCCGCCGACGGCGTCTACGACCTGGGGTCGCTCGAGGTCGTCGTGACCGACGGCGTCGCACGCCTTCGCGAGGGCGGGTCGATCGCAGGCTCGACGCTCACGCAGGACGAGGCGCTCCGACGAGCGGTGCTCGAGTGCGGCATCCCGCTCGACGAGGCGGTCGGAGCGCTCACCGTGACGCCGGCCGCGGCGATCGGCCGTTCCGGCGACCTCGGACGACTGGACCCGGGATTCGCCGCCGACGCCGTGCTGCTCGACGCCGACCTCGGCGTGCAGGCCGTGTGGGGCGCCGGTTCGCGCCTGGCCTGA
- a CDS encoding sigma-70 family RNA polymerase sigma factor, translating into MPPLRTDRSADAALIERTRRGDGAAYAELWERHSASARTVARSYSSLDPDDLVAESFTKIYSAILSGGGPTGAFRPYLFTTIRNTAAGWGRARHETTLETLESFEDPATSESATLDALDRSATAQAFRALPTRWQEVLWYSEVENMTPQQIAPLLGMSANSTAALAYRAREGLRQSWIRVHLRNPANAPECQWSIDRLGTYTRGKLRARETTRLEAHLDDCARCTIVAAEAREVGSRLALVLLPLTAGIGGATAYSAWLSQGAPVAEVAMGAAAMPAAIIGHTAGAGASGAAGSAAGAGSTAGAGSAGVAGGASATGVGALGGSGVVVGVGAGALVAAAAVAAVIIVPGIVAPAEPAPAVAAVAPPESESTGPIDEAPPAIQPDPAPPVPVVEPAPDPAEEQAEPDPQPVEPSPAPSPSPSPSPPPSPTPTPTPDPEPEPVDTVALPPSVSGADTANGLVDPVLSGTAEPGASIHVTVQSAANAALAASVDVQPDAVADDNGDWSLTYSGLPAGKHLLTVTQTDRALNTSAPTAPIEVALSSPSMRLQRVWNGGWWGWRVTFAGEPGATVQVLGDGQERRREVLDAAGGLILPGLYDVDSSLEYTVRYAADGRFGPAAPAEFRPGTGGGLGDAPAAPASLAG; encoded by the coding sequence GTGCCGCCGCTGCGCACCGACCGATCGGCCGACGCCGCGCTCATCGAGCGCACCCGCCGCGGCGACGGCGCGGCGTACGCCGAACTGTGGGAGCGGCACTCCGCGTCGGCGCGCACCGTCGCCCGTTCGTACAGCTCGCTCGACCCCGACGACCTCGTCGCCGAGTCGTTCACCAAGATCTACAGCGCGATCCTCTCGGGCGGAGGGCCCACCGGGGCCTTCCGGCCCTACCTCTTCACGACGATCCGCAACACCGCCGCGGGCTGGGGGCGCGCGCGCCACGAGACGACGCTCGAGACGCTCGAGTCGTTCGAAGACCCGGCCACCAGCGAGTCCGCCACGCTCGATGCCCTCGACCGCAGCGCCACCGCGCAGGCCTTCCGCGCGCTGCCGACCCGCTGGCAGGAGGTGCTCTGGTACTCCGAGGTCGAGAACATGACCCCGCAGCAGATCGCACCGCTCCTCGGCATGAGCGCCAACAGCACGGCGGCCCTCGCGTACCGGGCGCGTGAGGGGCTGCGGCAGTCGTGGATCCGCGTGCACCTGCGCAACCCCGCCAACGCGCCCGAGTGCCAGTGGAGCATCGATCGCCTGGGCACGTACACCCGCGGCAAGCTCCGAGCCCGTGAGACCACGCGCCTCGAAGCGCACCTCGACGACTGCGCCCGATGCACGATCGTCGCGGCCGAGGCGCGCGAGGTCGGCTCCCGGCTCGCGCTCGTGCTGCTGCCGCTGACCGCCGGCATCGGCGGCGCGACGGCGTATTCGGCCTGGCTCTCGCAGGGCGCACCGGTCGCCGAGGTCGCGATGGGCGCCGCCGCGATGCCCGCCGCCATCATCGGCCACACCGCCGGCGCGGGCGCCTCGGGCGCGGCCGGCTCCGCCGCAGGGGCGGGCTCGACCGCGGGTGCAGGAAGTGCAGGCGTCGCCGGCGGGGCATCCGCGACCGGTGTGGGCGCCCTCGGTGGTTCCGGCGTCGTGGTCGGCGTCGGCGCGGGAGCGCTCGTCGCCGCCGCGGCCGTCGCCGCCGTGATCATCGTGCCCGGCATCGTGGCCCCAGCCGAACCCGCGCCCGCCGTTGCGGCGGTCGCGCCACCCGAGTCCGAGTCGACTGGACCGATCGACGAGGCCCCGCCGGCCATCCAGCCCGACCCCGCGCCGCCGGTCCCCGTGGTCGAGCCGGCCCCCGACCCCGCAGAGGAGCAGGCCGAGCCCGATCCCCAGCCGGTCGAGCCGAGCCCTGCACCGTCGCCGTCGCCGTCGCCGTCGCCGCCACCGTCGCCGACGCCGACGCCGACCCCCGATCCGGAGCCCGAGCCGGTCGACACGGTGGCTCTCCCTCCGTCGGTGAGTGGCGCTGACACCGCGAACGGCCTCGTCGACCCGGTGCTCTCAGGTACGGCAGAGCCCGGTGCGAGCATCCACGTGACCGTGCAGTCGGCGGCGAACGCGGCGCTCGCGGCATCCGTCGACGTGCAACCCGACGCAGTCGCCGACGACAACGGCGACTGGTCGCTCACCTACAGCGGCCTGCCGGCCGGGAAGCACCTGCTCACCGTCACGCAGACCGATCGGGCGCTCAACACCTCTGCGCCGACCGCGCCGATCGAGGTCGCCCTGTCGAGCCCCTCGATGCGGCTGCAACGCGTCTGGAACGGCGGCTGGTGGGGCTGGCGCGTGACCTTCGCCGGTGAGCCCGGTGCCACCGTGCAAGTGCTCGGCGATGGGCAAGAACGCCGGCGGGAGGTGCTCGATGCAGCAGGTGGCCTCATCCTCCCCGGACTGTACGACGTCGACTCCAGCCTCGAATACACGGTGCGATACGCTGCGGACGGCAGGTTCGGACCTGCTGCTCCTGCCGAGTTCCGGCCGGGGACCGGCGGCGGCCTCGGGGACGCACCGGCCGCGCCCGCTAGTCTGGCGGGATGA
- the purU gene encoding formyltetrahydrofolate deformylase, with translation MTEHVPGAPPEHLHHWVVTLSCADGPGIVHAISGAIVAARGNITESQQFASLDTGNFFMRLQVESSAGRDEFEAALAPVTERWNMQWHLDEVGRPLRTLVLASTAGHCVNDLLFRQRAGQLPVEIPLVLSNHGTLRDLVDFYGVPFESLAVTDAVSKATFERRVLDAVDQHDIELVVLARYMQILSPELCAALEGRCINIHHSFLPGFKGANPYRQAHSRGVKLIGATAHFVTSDLDEGPIIEQNVVRVDHSRSPGELVAIGQDEESRTLSQAVKWFAERRVLLDGVRTIIFR, from the coding sequence ATGACCGAGCACGTCCCGGGCGCGCCCCCTGAACACCTCCACCACTGGGTCGTCACGCTGAGCTGCGCCGACGGCCCCGGCATCGTGCATGCGATCAGCGGGGCGATCGTGGCGGCACGCGGCAACATCACCGAGAGCCAGCAGTTCGCGAGCCTCGACACCGGCAACTTCTTCATGCGCCTCCAGGTCGAGTCCTCGGCCGGCCGCGACGAGTTCGAGGCAGCGCTCGCCCCGGTCACCGAGCGCTGGAACATGCAGTGGCACCTCGACGAGGTCGGCCGGCCGCTGCGCACCCTCGTGCTCGCCTCGACCGCCGGCCACTGCGTCAACGACCTGCTGTTCCGCCAGCGCGCGGGCCAACTGCCCGTCGAGATCCCGCTCGTGCTCTCGAACCACGGCACCCTGCGCGACCTCGTCGACTTCTACGGCGTGCCGTTCGAGTCGCTCGCGGTGACGGATGCCGTCTCGAAGGCGACGTTCGAGCGCCGGGTGCTCGACGCCGTCGACCAGCACGACATCGAACTCGTCGTGCTCGCCCGCTACATGCAGATCCTCTCGCCCGAGCTGTGCGCCGCCCTCGAAGGTCGCTGCATCAACATCCACCACTCGTTCCTGCCCGGCTTCAAGGGCGCCAACCCCTACCGCCAGGCGCACTCGCGCGGGGTGAAGCTCATCGGCGCGACCGCGCACTTCGTGACGAGCGACCTCGACGAGGGGCCGATCATCGAACAGAACGTCGTGCGGGTCGACCACTCGCGCAGCCCTGGGGAGCTCGTCGCGATCGGCCAGGACGAGGAGAGCCGAACGCTCAGCCAGGCGGTCAAGTGGTTCGCCGAGCGCCGGGTGCTGCTCGACGGGGTTCGCACGATCATCTTCCGCTGA
- a CDS encoding YrdB family protein: MSDAQQHEQQPKIGPNDILRFLLELFAFVSLGIWGFLAFPLPWPGVLVGIGAPLLAILAWALFVSPKAVFRVDAFGKAIVEIAVFSAAAIGWWTLGQPVVAIVFAVVAAVSGIINGRKELAG; the protein is encoded by the coding sequence GTGAGCGACGCACAACAGCACGAGCAGCAGCCGAAGATCGGGCCGAACGACATCCTCCGGTTCCTCCTCGAACTCTTCGCGTTCGTCTCCCTCGGCATCTGGGGCTTCCTGGCGTTCCCGCTGCCCTGGCCGGGCGTGCTCGTCGGCATCGGCGCGCCCCTCCTCGCCATCCTCGCGTGGGCGCTGTTCGTGTCGCCGAAGGCGGTGTTCCGCGTCGACGCGTTCGGCAAGGCGATCGTCGAGATCGCCGTCTTCTCGGCCGCCGCGATCGGCTGGTGGACCCTCGGCCAGCCCGTCGTCGCCATCGTCTTCGCCGTCGTCGCCGCGGTGAGCGGCATCATCAACGGACGCAAGGAACTCGCGGGCTGA
- a CDS encoding glucosamine-6-phosphate deaminase, with protein MAEVVVVANEDAAGALVADTIVSLIRSKPDVVLGLATGSTPLASYRALARRIADDAVDVRGVRGFALDEYVGLPAGHPESYRAVISREVVEPLGLTPELVRVPNGDPASIEHAGADYEAAITAAGGVDLQILGIGRTGHIGFNEPGSSLASLTRVKTLTEATRLDNARFFDSPADVPMHCITQGIGTILRARHLVLLAFGAAKAHAVAAAVEGPVSASQPGSAIQLHPHTTVIVDEAAAAELENLDYYRHAWANKPAWQGI; from the coding sequence ATGGCTGAAGTCGTCGTCGTAGCGAACGAAGACGCCGCAGGCGCACTCGTGGCCGACACGATCGTCTCGCTCATCCGCTCGAAGCCCGATGTGGTGCTCGGCCTCGCGACCGGTTCGACGCCGCTCGCGAGCTACCGTGCGCTCGCGCGACGCATCGCCGACGACGCGGTCGACGTGCGCGGCGTGCGCGGATTCGCGCTCGACGAGTACGTCGGGCTGCCGGCCGGCCACCCCGAGAGCTACCGTGCGGTCATCTCCCGCGAGGTCGTCGAGCCGCTCGGGCTCACCCCCGAGCTCGTGCGCGTGCCGAACGGCGACCCCGCCTCGATCGAGCACGCCGGCGCCGACTACGAGGCGGCGATCACGGCGGCCGGCGGTGTCGACCTGCAGATCCTCGGCATCGGGCGCACCGGCCACATCGGCTTCAACGAGCCGGGCTCGTCGCTCGCCTCCCTCACCCGGGTCAAGACCCTCACCGAGGCGACCCGCCTCGACAACGCCCGCTTCTTCGATTCGCCGGCCGATGTGCCCATGCACTGCATCACGCAGGGCATCGGCACGATCCTCCGCGCACGACACCTCGTGCTGCTCGCGTTCGGCGCCGCGAAGGCCCACGCGGTCGCGGCCGCCGTCGAGGGGCCCGTCTCGGCGAGCCAGCCGGGCTCGGCGATCCAGCTGCACCCGCACACCACGGTCATCGTCGACGAGGCCGCAGCTGCAGAACTCGAGAACCTCGACTACTACCGCCACGCCTGGGCGAACAAGCCCGCCTGGCAGGGCATCTGA
- a CDS encoding ROK family protein, protein MRLGIDIGGTKTAAVAIGADGELTDQVRMPTGFGAEEVVATALRTVERMSELSGVGAASFTSIGIGIPGAVDSATGRVEHAVNLGLDGLDLGRRLFDRLGVDVRVENDVKAAALGAHHLLGRSGDRVDRPGEPRAASMAYLNLGTGLAAGVVLDGRLLRGGHGVAGEIGHIPIDPAGVVCGCGQRGCLETVASGLAIARTWPSDSEHPARELFDAADAGDAHAIAVREDFLTGVAAAVRLLVLTVDVDTVVIGGGLAALGGPLLVGIRRILNRWAAESAFLASIDLATRVQVIPPGFPAAAVGAALVGEDPWLKSSS, encoded by the coding sequence GTGAGGCTCGGCATCGACATCGGCGGCACGAAGACGGCCGCGGTGGCGATCGGTGCCGATGGGGAACTGACCGACCAGGTGCGCATGCCCACGGGCTTCGGCGCGGAGGAGGTCGTCGCGACCGCGCTGCGCACCGTGGAGCGCATGAGTGAGCTGTCGGGGGTCGGTGCGGCGTCGTTCACCTCGATCGGCATCGGCATCCCGGGGGCCGTCGACAGCGCGACCGGCCGCGTGGAGCACGCGGTGAACCTCGGGCTCGACGGACTCGACCTCGGTCGCCGCCTCTTCGACCGCCTCGGCGTCGACGTGCGCGTGGAGAACGATGTGAAGGCGGCGGCGCTCGGCGCCCACCACCTGCTCGGCCGGTCGGGCGACCGGGTCGACCGGCCAGGCGAGCCTCGGGCCGCTTCGATGGCGTACCTCAACCTCGGCACGGGACTCGCGGCGGGGGTGGTGCTCGACGGGCGGCTCCTCCGCGGCGGCCACGGCGTCGCCGGCGAGATCGGCCACATCCCGATCGACCCCGCCGGAGTGGTGTGCGGGTGCGGGCAGCGCGGATGCCTCGAGACGGTGGCATCGGGCCTCGCGATCGCACGCACCTGGCCATCGGACTCCGAGCATCCGGCACGTGAACTCTTCGATGCCGCAGACGCCGGCGACGCGCACGCGATCGCGGTGCGCGAGGACTTCCTCACCGGCGTCGCCGCGGCGGTTCGGCTGCTCGTGCTGACCGTCGACGTCGACACCGTCGTGATCGGCGGCGGGCTCGCCGCCCTCGGTGGGCCGCTCCTCGTCGGCATACGCCGTATCCTGAATCGGTGGGCGGCCGAGTCGGCCTTCCTCGCATCGATCGACCTCGCCACTCGCGTGCAGGTCATTCCACCCGGATTCCCAGCGGCCGCCGTCGGCGCCGCCCTCGTAGGAGAAGACCCATGGCTGAAGTCGTCGTCGTAG
- a CDS encoding glycoside hydrolase family 3 protein, translated as MTGTDSTGAGTDLRRDVLTTLLPGFEGLDAPDWVLELLRDGLGGVCIFGPNIESPEQLRALNASLRAANPLAVIAIDEEGGDVTRLFYDRGAPFPGNAVLGRIDDVELTARVARAVGEALAATGCTVTFAPDVDVNANPDNPVIGIRSFGADPELVARHSAAWTTALQQTGVAASAKHFPGHGDTATDSHLALPVVDVPLATLRERELVPFRAAIAAGSRTIMTSHILIPELDPENPATLSPQILNSLLRGELGFDGVIVTDALDMKGASGVHGIPEAAVRALAAGCDLLCIGTDNSAEEMAEIVAAVENAIATGRLPEARVRESAARVRALAEDSVPVPAGPALPASIEPRHDTEEIGRVIGSFEVTDAARERLARSTRVGTVVRVDAVANIAVGVAPWGPFAAEDVSESPSWLGGAETVAVSAHRGLVDPAALQGTVLVVGKDLHRHEFARAAIDALRAVRDDVVTIDMGWPSNDRAYADVSTFGASRLLGEAVIEFVDDVLRAAVATS; from the coding sequence ATGACCGGCACCGACTCGACCGGCGCGGGCACCGACCTCCGCCGGGACGTCCTCACGACGCTGCTGCCGGGGTTCGAAGGCCTCGACGCCCCCGACTGGGTGCTCGAGCTGCTCCGCGACGGGCTCGGGGGCGTCTGCATCTTCGGTCCGAACATCGAATCGCCGGAGCAGCTGCGCGCGTTGAACGCGTCGCTGCGCGCGGCGAATCCGCTCGCCGTGATCGCGATCGACGAGGAGGGCGGCGACGTCACCCGGCTGTTCTACGACCGCGGTGCGCCGTTCCCGGGCAACGCGGTGCTGGGCCGCATCGACGACGTGGAGCTGACCGCCCGCGTCGCCAGGGCCGTGGGGGAGGCGCTCGCCGCCACCGGATGCACCGTGACCTTCGCCCCCGACGTCGACGTGAACGCGAACCCCGACAACCCGGTGATCGGCATCCGCAGCTTCGGCGCCGACCCCGAGCTCGTGGCGCGCCACTCGGCCGCGTGGACGACGGCGCTGCAGCAGACCGGCGTCGCCGCCAGCGCCAAGCACTTCCCTGGCCACGGCGACACCGCGACGGACTCCCACCTCGCGCTCCCGGTCGTCGACGTGCCGCTCGCCACCCTGCGCGAGCGCGAGCTCGTGCCGTTCCGGGCCGCGATCGCCGCAGGCAGCCGCACGATCATGACCTCGCACATCCTGATCCCCGAGCTCGATCCCGAGAACCCGGCCACCCTCTCTCCGCAGATCCTCAACAGCCTGCTCCGCGGGGAGCTGGGGTTCGACGGCGTCATCGTCACCGACGCCCTCGACATGAAGGGGGCGAGCGGCGTGCACGGCATCCCCGAAGCTGCGGTGCGCGCCCTCGCCGCCGGTTGCGACCTGCTCTGCATCGGCACCGACAACTCGGCCGAGGAGATGGCCGAGATCGTCGCCGCCGTCGAGAACGCGATCGCGACGGGCCGGCTCCCCGAGGCGCGTGTGCGCGAGTCCGCCGCCAGGGTGCGCGCGCTCGCAGAGGACTCGGTGCCCGTGCCCGCCGGGCCGGCGCTGCCGGCCTCGATCGAGCCGCGACACGATACCGAGGAGATCGGCCGGGTCATCGGCTCGTTCGAGGTGACGGATGCCGCACGCGAACGTCTCGCCCGATCGACCCGGGTCGGCACGGTCGTGCGCGTCGACGCCGTCGCGAACATCGCCGTCGGCGTCGCTCCGTGGGGCCCCTTCGCCGCTGAAGACGTCTCGGAGAGCCCGTCGTGGCTCGGCGGCGCCGAGACGGTCGCCGTGTCGGCGCACCGGGGGCTCGTCGACCCGGCAGCGCTCCAGGGCACGGTGCTCGTCGTGGGCAAGGACCTGCACCGGCACGAGTTCGCCCGCGCGGCGATCGATGCGCTGCGCGCGGTGCGCGACGACGTCGTGACGATCGACATGGGCTGGCCGTCGAATGATCGCGCCTACGCCGACGTCTCGACGTTCGGGGCCTCGCGCCTCCTCGGCGAGGCGGTCATCGAGTTCGTCGACGACGTGCTCAGGGCCGCGGTGGCGACGTCGTGA
- a CDS encoding carbohydrate ABC transporter permease: MTTSVTIPTGGELGATASAIPVARVRTRTRWSRRFRPRRVVLTILAFVIAIAWAFPVYWMLNSSLLPNRTLQSFIPTFLPIGGSLDNYENVLDGGSFYSALGISLSVTLIAVFCCLLFAFLAAVAISRFRFKGRKAFVLAVLIVQMLPAEGLFIAQYKMVSSVGLLNSVIGVSIIYTAAVVPFTVWMLRGFVAGIPADLEEAAMVDGLSRTQAFMRITFPLLAPGLVASGVFAFLQAWNEFTVALVLLPAEQMHTLPLWLRGFIQASATRETDWGQVMAASTLVAVPVIVFFLIVQGRMTSGLVSGAVKG, translated from the coding sequence ATGACCACCTCCGTCACGATCCCCACCGGCGGCGAGCTCGGAGCCACCGCGTCGGCGATCCCCGTCGCCCGAGTCCGCACCCGCACGCGGTGGAGCCGGCGCTTCCGCCCCCGCCGAGTCGTGCTCACGATCCTCGCGTTCGTGATCGCGATCGCCTGGGCCTTCCCCGTCTACTGGATGCTGAACTCGTCACTGCTGCCCAACCGCACGCTGCAGTCCTTCATCCCGACGTTCCTGCCCATCGGCGGCTCGCTCGACAACTACGAGAACGTGCTCGACGGCGGCTCGTTCTACTCGGCCCTCGGCATCAGCCTCTCGGTCACGCTCATCGCGGTCTTCTGCTGCCTGCTGTTCGCGTTCCTCGCGGCCGTGGCGATCAGCCGCTTCCGGTTCAAGGGCCGCAAGGCCTTCGTGCTCGCCGTGCTCATCGTGCAGATGCTGCCGGCCGAGGGCCTGTTCATCGCGCAGTACAAGATGGTCTCGAGCGTCGGCCTGCTGAACTCGGTGATCGGCGTCAGCATCATCTACACCGCGGCCGTCGTGCCGTTCACGGTGTGGATGCTGCGCGGCTTCGTCGCCGGAATCCCCGCCGACCTCGAGGAGGCGGCGATGGTCGACGGCCTCAGCCGCACGCAGGCGTTCATGCGCATCACGTTCCCGCTGCTGGCTCCCGGCCTCGTGGCGTCCGGTGTGTTCGCGTTCCTCCAGGCGTGGAACGAGTTCACGGTCGCCCTCGTGCTGCTGCCCGCCGAACAGATGCACACACTGCCGCTCTGGCTGCGCGGGTTCATCCAGGCCAGCGCCACGCGAGAGACCGACTGGGGCCAGGTGATGGCCGCGTCCACCCTCGTCGCGGTGCCGGTGATCGTGTTCTTCCTCATCGTGCAGGGACGGATGACCAGCGGGCTCGTGAGCGGAGCGGTCAAGGGATGA